GAAATCCGTTGAATGGCGGCTTCAGCAGAAATACATGTCCGGTCAGGAACATCCGCCGTGAGATGATCAAAAGCCTGAGCAATGCCGACAATCTGAGCAAGAATCGGAATATCTGTCCCTGCGAGACCATAAGGATAACCATCCCCATCCCACCGCTCATGATGGTAGGCGATGATGTCATGGACTTCCTTTGGCAACCCCAAGGTAGTCGTCAAGCAGGCACCTCGTTCGCAATGGTCTCTACATGCAACGGGCTCAGCAGACGGCAGGATCTGATCCTCTGAAAATCTGTAAGCCGGAAGGCTTGTCTTCCCTATGTCGTGGAGGAAAGCTCCCATAGCAAGAGCCTTTTGCTCAGTGAGGGTAAGATTCAAACGGGCGGCCATCAAGGTCGCGTAGAAACTGACTCGGCTCGAATGATTTAGTAAGTGACGGTCCGTGGCTTCTAAGATATCCGAGAGTAGCGGGATGAGAGACATTTCTTCCTCTTGAGAAACAGAATTCGGTCCCGCAGGTTGGTAGAGAGTAAGATATTCTGATGTGATGCCGTCCCATGCGCGGAGAGATTCTTCGCCTACTCCCCAGAGTTGCGGTGAAGATCGCAGATTCCGGCGAAGAAAGTCGAGCCGGCGTTTCTTGTCCATCGTCTGCTGTGTCAGGGTGATGAGCTCGGTCACGTTAAACGGTTTCAACAAATAACCAGCAGCCCCCTGTCGAATGCCTTCCATTGCAGATTTCAAGCTGCCGTATCCCGTGACAATGACGACCTCCACATCCGGATGGTCATGCTTGATATCGGTGAGAAGATCTAGCCCGTGGCGATCAGGAAGCCGCTGATCAAGTGTAATCAGGTCGATGGATTCGTTGCTGAGGACATCCAGTGCGGACTTGGCATTTTCTGCAGCACGAATGGCGAAAAATGGGTGGAGAATCATCTTCAGTGCATCGCGAGGACCAGCCTCGTCATCGATGATGAGTACTGTAGGTTGGGTGACTGTGGCCATCGTGGTCATATATAGGGCGATTTCGCTGTAAGCACAATTTGAATATGGAGCAATTCTCGTTCCTTTTCATTAACTTACGATGATTATCAATATATAGTATATTAAATATATAGTTGTACTACATATTGACGATCATCATGTTTGTGAATGTACGGTATCAACAACTGCATGAGGACAACATGTGCATAAATGTGACATACGTACATGAAAGTGTGTCATTCATGCATCGGTTGGCCATGCTCTGAAGGTGCGGAACTATCAGGCCGTCCGATACCGAGCGTATCCATTCGATATTTCAGCATTCTGCGGCTGATCCCAAGAAGGTTGGCCGCATGAGTTTGTACGTAGCTCGTTCGCTTCAGGGCATCGAGTATAATCTCACGTTCAAATTCCATCACGGCCTTCTCAAGAGACATGCGCCCTGCGAGGGTATCATCGCGGAGCGAGGTTGATCGGGAATCGCTTTTAATGGATGTCGGTAGGTGTTCCGGAGTGATTTCGGCCGCATGTTGAGACCAGATGAACGCTTGTTCGACGAAGTTTTCCAATTCTCGAACATTGCCTGGCCAGGAGTATCGACTCAAGAGTTCCATTGCCTCCTTACCAAACTCGATCCGAGAACGTTTCTCCTCTTCCACCCTCTTTTCCAAGAAGTGTTTGGCGAGGAGGGAAATGTCTTCGCTTCGCTCACGAAGGGGAGGAAGGTAGAGCGAGATGACATTAATGCGATAATAGAGATCCTCTCGGAACTGCCCTTTGCGAACCAATTCATCCAGATTCTTGTTGGTCGCCGCCACAATGCGCACGTCCACCTTGATCGGCTGAGTCCCACCGATTCTTGTGAATTCTCGCTCTTGAATGACACGGAGAAGTTTGGCCTGTGTGATGGCGCTCAAATCGCCGATCTCATCAAGGAACAATGTTCCGGTATGGGCCAACTCGAACTGGCCGGTGCGTCGAGCAGTCGCGTCCGTAAATGAGCCCTTTTCATGGCCGAACAATTCGCTTTCGATCAGAGTCTCCGGAAGCGCCGCACAGTTGAGTGCGACAAACGGACGATCACGCCGCGAACTGTTGTAGTGCAAGGCTTTGGCAACCAATTCTTTTCCGGTCCCGCTTTCTCCCGTAATAAGTACCGTCGTGCGGCTATCGGCGACCTGCTCAATTTTCGAGTAGATATCCTGCATGCCTTCACTTTTCCCAATCAGATTATGGAAGGCATATCGCTGGACGACCTGGGCCCGGAGCTGTTTGACTTCTTGCTCAAGGTCGGAGGAATTCAAGGTTCGATCGATGACGAGTCGAAGCTCGTCGACGTCAAAGGGTTTTGAAAGATAGTCGGCAGCTCCTAACTTCATGGCGTCGACGGCCGTCTTCACCGATTTGGTACCCGTCAGCATGATGACCGGGATCACTTTCCGTTCCATACGCAGCGTTTGAAGGACGGCGAGTCCGTCGGTCCCTGGAAGTACGACATCGAGCAGGACCAAATCCGGCTCTTCCTTCCGAAAGACCTCGAGGCCTTCGTGCCCATCCCCAGCTTGGAGGATCTCGTAGAGCGGGTCCAGCACCATTTTGAGTGAGGTTCGGACTCGGGCTTCATCGTCAATCAGCAAGACTCGTTTCTTCGCGATCGCGGTCTCCACCATGGACTCCTGATGTTCTATGAGCGATGACATGGAAGCTGGATATGGAACGTCGTGCCACACCCTTCCGTACTGTCGACCCGAATGTCTCCTCGATGTTCCTGAATGATCTGGTGTACGATCGTCAGGCCGAGACCAGTTCCCTCGTTGAAGGTGCTCGAGTGTTTGGTGGTAAAGAATGGGTCGAAGATGTGATCGAGGTGCTCCGCCGAAATTCCTTCCCCGGTATCTTCAATTTCGATATGTGCCCACTCTTGCCCGTTCGGTTTCTGGAGCCGATGGGTTCGTATATGGACCGTACCGGGATTCTCTCCGATGGCATCCATGGCGTTCAAAAGGAGGTTGAGCATGACCTGTTTAATCTGCTGCCGATCTACCATGCCACGAGGAAGCTCGGACGCCAACTCTTTTTCAATCTTGATCCTGCGCCGGTCTGCCTGTATTTGTATGAAGTAGATGCATGACGAGACGATCTCATTCAGGTCCTCATCGGTCAATTTCGGCTCCATATAGCGCGCATAGTCGAGAATCTCTTGAATCAACCGCTCGATTCGATTGACGTCATCGAGTACGATGTGACTGAATTCTCCGATAAACTGGCTATCATCTTTGCGTTCAGGAGCCAGTTGAATGAAGGTTTTGATCGATGTGAGCGGATTTCTGATCTCGTGTGCAAACCCGCCGGCGATAATTTCCAACGAGCGTAATCGATCGGTGCGACGCATGAGCGTCTGTGATTGTCGGAGATCCTCATAGAGGAGGAAAGAATCAAGTGCGTTGGCGGCACTCTGAGACATGGCCATTAAGAGTTCTGTTCTCAAGGGGGTGAGCGCGGAGGCTTCCGTTCTCGGGTGGAAGGCCGCAAAGGCGATCAGACGTCCTTGACTCAACAACGGAATGGCCTGCTTCAGAGGAACCGTGCCGAGCGGGTTATCCGTGGTCGCCTCGAGGGAGACAGTCGGGTGAATTACACCGGGATTGGAAGCATCTAGGCTCTGGTGACATCGTACGAGGTCCTGGACAAGTGGATGGGAGAGGGGAATGGGAGGAGGGGACGCAATCGAATCGAGCATTCCATAGGAACACACATGGCAATATCGTTCATGGTCGTGGTCAAGTACATACAGGGCTCCATGCGTGCTTTGGGAGACTTCCAAGAGACCCGTAAGGATACGTTTCGCGATCACGGGGAGCTCGGTAGGGTGCCCCATATCTTGTAGAAAGTGCGTCAGTTTTTGAAGTGACCACGGATCACATTGTGGCGTAGCTGAGTGAGGAGATTTAGCGATCGTCATAGGTGTAAGAGGCACGTTCTCCTGCGATCATCGGCTCGCAGGTTGAAAGGGTAACGCTACGTATGATCACCAGTGTGATGAGTATACATGCCAAACACCGTTTCACCCAACGGATTTAGGAATTCACACAGAGATGTGGCAGTGAGGGAGATTGCAGCCAGAAATGGCTGGTGCATCAGCCACGATAAGTTTCAGTGTCTCGGGAAAGTGCTTGACTGGACGATGGTACCGAGGAGGTGGAGCGCACCACCGGCTCAGTTCGAACCGGTGGGCGCGGGAAAACGATTTCTAATGGGAAGCCGATGCACTCTTTGAGGAACAAGTGTCCGGGGTCATATAGAGCAAGTAGTTGCCCATTCCGTGTTGGAATTCGGTTTTCTGCAGAGGATGGTGATGGACCATCACCATCTCGTAATCATCATCCTTGAAGATAGGAAACCCCTGGCCATCATTGTAGACCTGATGAGGGAGGAATTCGCGGAGGGTTCCGTCTCGTTCAACATCCGGGACCGTCCTGAGCAGCGTCTGCTTCTTGGTCTTATTCTCCAAGGCGATCATGAGTAATTCGTCGTGTCCATGCGGATAGGCGAACTTGACGCACCCGTCGATGGAAAACTTCAATGGCGCCGTGTGGACTTGAACGCCGTGTCTGATTTCAATGCCTTCGTCGGTCTGATCCGCAGGACGATCGCCGAACTTGGTGAAACAGACGATGTTGACGCCGACCTGATAGATGTTCATCGCATGGATTTGTTTCGACTTCGGTGCGAAATACATCGTAAAGGTGGCGATCACGTTCTTCGTGGGCGGAGCGCCATGATAGAAGGCGACGACGGTCATCAATTTGTCATCCTTGGCAAGCTTCACACCGTATCCGTCGGGGAAATGTGTTTCGGCCATCTCAAGTCCTGCGCCGCCATAGAACAGCGGTTCGCCGGGGCATGACACGCTGGGTTGGCTGTTGTTGATCATCAGAATGTGGTGCAGATAGTTTCGGGGCAATTCCTTGCCGTCGACCGTGGAAAGCGCCGACTTAAAGCCGATCAAATACTTATCCTCAGGCAGCTGAAAGTTGAATCGAGGCATGGAGTCGCCCATGTCCCCTTCGCTATGACCGGCTGGAAGATCGATCGGACCAAAAGTCAGCGTGGCAGAGTTCTCGCCGTACGTAATCTTCGAACCGACCTGCTTTTTCAACGTGGGAACAGCATGATGGTTGTGGCCTCCATCAGCATAGGCTGACGTAACCATGAACACGGTGGTGATTAGAGAAACAAGAAATCCGCGCATAAAACCTCCCACAGGAAGTGAAACGATGATTTGGGAACGGGCTTCGAATTGATCTGTCTGGTAGGGACGGGTTGGAATCGACTCATTGGCCATGCGCCGGCTTCGGCGTCAGTTTCTTCCATTGATAGGTGCCCCCATGTTCTCGAGGGGGAATGTTCTTATGATTACCGACACGCGTGTACCACCAGATGCCTTTCGCCTCAGTGCCATCCTCCGAAAGAAGGACTTCAAAGCCACCTTCGCGATCATTGCCTGGTTGCTGCCACGTCCCTTGCCAGAGCCGATCGGCGAAGGAGGTGGTCACGAACCGTCCATTGTGTTGCGTATAAGGACCGTTCCCGCTTTTGTCCAAGGTAGCTTTATATCGTTTTTCGTCTTCGACCTCGAGGATTTCCCATTCTCCACTCATGTCCGGCATCGCCGTCGAGGTGGAATCGCTGACGAGACGATGTGATCCTGCGCTTGCCGAAGGAGACGCAAGTGGACCGCCCAGCTGAGCCGATCGAAAGGATTCGTGCCAAGACAGCAACTGCCACCGGCCGGCACGGCGTTCGAGTACGCCGGTTTCCCTCAAAGGCAAGACCGTTCGTTTAACCTCTGATCCCTCGCCGACATAGCGGGTATAGTCGAGTTCCATCGTGAACCAGGCCATGTCCCCCTTGGTCCAGACCTTCAGTTCGGTGATCGGAATCTCGATTTTTTTGGTGTTGAGAAACTCTTCACGCATTTCACGCTCAAACTCCGGCCAGCCGACGTACTTTCGGCCGCCGACGGAATAACTCACGATATCGGCATCATGTGCCATGAGGAGAGACAGTGTCGGCAGATCTTTTTCCGCGTTCGCCCGTACCATCTGGCGAATGGCTGCTTCCGGGTCCGAAGGTTCTGATGCGATGGCTAGGGATGATGTTGTGGTATTCGAGAGCAAGAGTAAAGCTGCGCAGACAAACCATGCCCGAAGGCGCATACGGGACTCCATTTAGGTGTGACAAGGGGAAGACAGCGGGGCAACGTACACGGCCTGATGAAACATGTCAACTGCCATGTCGCTCTAGGACGGTCGATGAGCCACGACCACGACCGTGACATTATCCTCACCCCCGCGATCGAGTGCTTCGTTCACAAGACGATGACACAGGTCAGTAGGGTTGACAGCGGGGGCGGAAAGGATCCGTTGAATGTCGTCATCCTCCAACATCTTTGTCAGGCCATCGGAGCAGAGCAGCACCAGATCGTCTTCCTGTATCGGGAAGGCGGCAATGGTCGGTGTGGCCGAGGCGGGGATCCCCAGTGCACGAGTCAGGACGTGCCGGTCAGGATGAGTTTTGGCGCTGAGAGGGGTGAGGATCCCACGTTCCAGGTATTTTTCGATCAAACTATGATCTCGTGTGAGAGACGTCAGCGAGCCGGCTCGAAGCCGATAGGCGCGGCTGTCTCCGACATGGGCGAGATACGCCACGGGACTGGGACTGGAAACAATGGCGAGCAGTACGATCGTGGTTCCCATCCCTTTCAGTCGCGGTTCAGATCTGGTTCGATCAAGGATGCCTTCGTGAGCTCGTTCGATCAGTGTGGCTAACAGCTCGGTTGGCGGACTCTGACCACCACACAAGGATGTGCTCAATGATGCCGCTTGAGATTCAATGATTTGGATGGCTGTTTGAGCGGCGATGTCCCCTCCGATGTGGCCGCCCATTCCATCCGCGACGGCCCAGACTCCATACTGATCGACGACTGTGAACGCATCCTGATTCACCGTACGGACCAGGCCCACCTCACTGCGACCGATGCCGATCCAGCCGTTCATCGGGAGTAGGCCGGTTGAAGGGGAGACGAGAGGGATGACGGACCGAAGCGCGAGCTCATCTCTCCATATAACCGGTCGGCGAGCGCGACCAGGTTTTCAGTGTCCGCCCGGTTGTAGGTCAGGAGCGTTTCGCGCGCCCTGGCGTCACCCTGGCGCCAGGCAAGCCAGAGCTGGATGGCATCGAAGCCATTCAGACTGCTGATGCTCGCCTCTCGATCGATCCCCAGTTCCCGTTCGATGTGTTTCAGCCCTCCGCGCAGGGTAAGCCGTCTTGCGCAGAAGCAGAGATCAAAATGCAACGGAGGAAAGCGGAGCGTTGGGAATGTCGCCTGGAGATAGGGCACATCGAAGACCGACCCGAAAAAGGTCACGAGGAGATCGGCTTGATTGAGTTCCATTTGTATGCGTTCGGAGGTCAAGTGTTCGTCCTGCACGAGTGTGACGGTTGTTCCGTTCCGATGTAGTCCGACAACCGTGACATCGCCCGGTCCTGGTGTGGAGCCGGTCGTTTCGATGTCGAGATAGACCGTGCGGGAACGACATGTGTCATAGAGCCGCCACTGTTCACGCCGAGGGAGTTGCGTCGCCACCGAGTGAAACTGTCCGCTCTCGAGGAGATGTCGTGCTGCACGGAGTTGACTATCATACCAATGCTTGCGGCCGGTTGAGAGACCAGGGACCGATGGGTGGTTCAGGTACAGATCCCAGTCCAACAGGCCTTCCCCCCACCATCGCCGTTCGGTGGCAGGTCCCACCCCGGGAAGAAAGATAAAGCTCGATGTGAGCATGGTCGCGGATTGTAGCCTTGATTTCACATAGGAGACAAGCTAGAGTTTGCCGAGCCATCCCGAAGCTCTTGCAGCGTGTGTGGTCTGAGATCGATTCTGACATGACGGAACCAGGGAAGCGAATTCGTATTACCGTGGGAACAGTGCAGCTAGAGGCTGAACTCCGAACGACCAAAACGGCGGATCAAGTCTACGCAGCGCTTCCGGTGAAAGCAGCGCTCAACACGTGGGGCGAGGAATTCTATTTCCCGCTTCCCGGTATTCGCGATCATCGAGAAACGGCGACCACTCAGGTCAAGGTCGGCGATATCGCATTGTGGGGAGCGGGGCAGGTGGTGGCCATTTTTTTCGGCAGAACGCCGATGAGTGTTGGGGCGGATCCCGTTCCTGCAGATCGGGTGAATATCATCGGGAGGGTGGTCGGCGATGCGACCAGACTTCGTCAGGTGATGGAGACCTCGACGATCCTTCTTGAACCGGCATAGGGGGCGATGCGACTCTCAATAGAACGGGTACGGCACATGGCGGAGAGTCTGGCTGGGCATCTCCAGGCGGACGGGCACCTTACGCTGACGGGTGACCGGAAGACGTTCGTGGAAGCGCTCGATCAGGCGATCACGCATGAGCTATCGCTGGAGGATCGCGTCAATGCCGACGTGCGGCAACTGTTGAAGGCCTACGAACAACAAATTGAGCAGGGACAGGTCGATTATCAGAAGATGTTCCAGATGGTAAAGCAGAAGTTGGTCCGCGAGCGGGGAATTATTTTGTGAAGATCAATGGTCACCGGTCAGTAGACTCGCGACGAATTGGTTTCAGAGCATTTCTCCGGCTGTTGACCGGTGACGAGTAACGATTAAAGTGGACCGGCAATGCTGAGCGAAGATAAAGTCAGCCATCTCTCGCATGTGATTCTCGCGACTGTGAAGAAGCATGCCGGAACGAGGCTCAACAGCCCGGATGAACGCGTCTTGAAAGAAATCAAGCGAGTGCTCGGTGTCGAGTTGGCGCAGGAACAGGAGATTGACCGAACAGTCAGAGCCAAGTTGGCGTCGTATTCGCGAGGCATTGTCGAAGGAAGTGCTGAGTGGGACGTGCTCTATCGAAAAACCTTTGAGGAAGAAACGCGCAAGCAGGCGAAGTCTTAGGGACAGAGGTAACATAGCATGGAACAGGCAATTCGACGGTTCGTGATGCTGGGGGTTGTGCTGATGGTGGTCGCGACGACGGCCTGTTCGCACAAGCGCACACCTCTCGTTCCGCTGGTTCTGGAAGGCGAAGTGAAGCCTCAGGCGACAGTGTTGACGGAACAGGGGACTCAGGCCTATCAGACTCAACAATACGAAGATGCAACGCGCTATTTTGAGCAGGCCATAGCCGAGGCACCGGAGTCAGGTCAAGCTCATTACAACTATGCGCTCGCATTAAACGCCCTTGGGAATATGGAAGTCGCGCGCAGACATTTTTTGCAAGCGGCCGATTTGGCCCCCGGCGACAAGACTATTTGGGACTCACCGGCGTTGTCGCCGTACGGGAACCCTGAGAACAAGAACAAGGCCAAGCTTAAACCCTATTCGCCTAAGCGATCGTCGTTCGGGACCGGTACGCCCGGCGGTTATTAATCCCTCACCAAGGATGGACGTATGAATAAAGCACTCGCAGTCGGGGACCAGGCACCGGAACTCGCGATTCCAGACCAACAGGGAAAGCCCGTGACCTTGGAGCGCTTCAAGGGAAAGCAGGTCGTGTTGTACTTCTATCCCAAAGACGATACACCGGGATGCACGAGAGAGTCGTGTGATTTTCGTGATGTCGAGTCACAAATCGTACGGGCAGGGGGCACGATCGTCGGGGTGAGTTTGGACGGCAAAGAGTCTCACCAGAAGTTCATCAAGAAATTCGGATTGCCCTTTCCGTTGCTCAGCGATGAAGATGCCAAGATCTCCAAAGCCTACGGCGTCTATAAAGAAAAAATCAACTACGGCAAGAAGTATTGGGGCATCGAACGCAGCACCTTCGTCATCGATCCTGAGGGAAAGGTGAAGGCCATTTTCAGGAAGGTCAAGGTCGATGGGCATGCCGACGAAGTACTCACGGCGCTGAAGGCCTAACAAAGGGTCCGATTGGCTGTGTGGTCACCAGCCGGCATCCGCACCCTCAGAATTGTTCTCGCATTCGTTCTTCTGTTTGCGTGCGCTCCTGATCACACGCTGCTCGTTGCAGCCGACAAGACGGCTGCAACAGTCGTGGTGAAGGATGCGTTCACCTCACCGAATCAATCAATCACCATTGAAGCCAAGCTGACCGGGAAAGGGCTCGTCGCGAGCCGCGCGCTGGGCGGTGAACCACTCGATCTCCTGGTTGATGGGAAGGTCGTCGCATCCGCCATGACCGGCGGCGATGGACGTGCATTCTTGACCTATACGCCGACGTCGAAGGGGATCAAGCCGGTTCATGTGCGAGTCGGCCGGAGTCCACGGGTCGATCACGCCGAGGGACAGGCTCATCTGGTGGTCTGGGAGAAACGACAACCTATTCTTATGATCGAACTCTCCTCGCTCATGGAGATCTCGCCGCCCAGTCGAGTGCCCGCCATCGGCTTCGGATCGGAATCCGCACAAAAGCCGATGTCCGAGGCGGCCGATGAACTCGAGAAACTGACCAGGTTTTATTATGGAGTCATCTATGTCGCACCCGTGCCGTCAGGGGGAGATAGCTTTCGGGTGAGTATGGAGGTCGGGGAGTGGCTCAAGCTGCACAAGTTTCCACCAGGCTACGTGATACCCCTCTCCGCTGACATGAAAGGGTTAGGGGAGAAAATTGATGAGTTTCAGGAGGCCGGCTGGAAGACGGTGAAAATTGGAGTCGGTCGATCAAGAGCCTTCGCGGAGGCATTCCTTCAACGGCGTCTCGATGCGATCATGGTGCCGGAACCAACGAAGGGCGACGTGCCGAGGAAAGCCCAAGTCGCGAAGGATTGGAAGGAGGTGCGGAGGAAGTTGTAAGCCGAGCGAAGTCTCCAGCGATATCTCGTCAGTCCTCAGCGCTTCATCGTAACTCAGTCTCACCATTCGGAATCATTGCATTTCTTGCGAAAAGACGGTATGCCTCTCGGCTAATTCTTCCTTTCGTCCAAGAGAGGGAAGCAACCAGCCTGTGAATCTTTCGGAAGGAACACCATGATCACCGGTGACATCAAGAATCAGATCGATCGCATCTGGGACTCGTTTTGGTCCGGGGGAATTTCGAATCCGCTGGAGGTGATCGAGCAGATCACGTATCTGCTCTTTATCCGCCGTCTCGACGACTTGCATACACTCGAAGAGAACAAGGCCAACCGGCTCAAGCAGCCGATGGAGCGGCGGGTTTTCCCAGCAGGCAAGGACTCCAAGGGGCGGTCCTACGAGGACTATCGTTGGTCGCGGTTCAAGCACTTCGCGCCGGCCGAGATGTTCATTCTGGTCGGCGAGCACCTCTTTCCATTTCTGCGCGCTGATCTCGCGCGTCAGCTCGGCAACGGCGACTCCACCTACGCGCACCACATGAAGGATGCGCGGTTCACCATCCCGACGCCGGCGCTGTTGGCGAAGGTGGTGGACTTGCTCGACCATGTGCCGATGGAGGATCGGGACACGAAGGGCGACGTCTACGAATACATGCTCGCCAAGATCGCCACGGCCGGGCAGAACGGCCAGTTCCGCACGCCACGTCACATCATCCGCTTGATGGTCGAGCTGACTGCGCCCCAACCAACTGACGTGATCTGCGACCCTGCCTGCGGCACGGCGGGTTTTCTGGTGGCGGCGGGCGAATACCTGCGCGAGCGGAATTCAAATCTGTTGCACGATAAACAGTCCAACGAGCACTTCCACCATGGGATGTTCCACGGCTTCGACTTCGACAACATTATGCTGCGGATCGGCAGCATGAACATGCTGCTGCACGGGGTAGAGAGCCCGGATATCCGCTACCGCGACTCACTCGCGCAGGACCATGCGGGCGAGGAGGAGAAATACACGCTGGTGCTGGCCAATCCGCCGTTCGCCGGCAGCCTGGACTACGAGGGTACTGCTAAGGACCTGCTCCAGATCGTCAAGACGAAGAAGACTGAGCTGCTCTTCCTCGCGCTCTTCCTGAGGTTGCTGAAGCCAGGCGGACGCGCGGCGGTGATCGTACCAGACGGGGTGCTCTTCGGCTCCAGCAAGGCGCACAAGGAATTGCGGCGCATCCTGGTGGAAGACCAGAAGCTCGATGCGGTGATCAAATTACCGGGTGGGGTGTTCAAACCCTACGCCGGTGTCTCCACCGCGATCCTCGTCTTCACGAAGACGAACTCCGGCGGCACGGACTTCGTTTGGTTCTACGATGTCGAGGCCGACGGCTGGAGCCTCGACGATAAACGCACGCCGCTTCTATCCGAAGACAAACTTGGGCCC
The nucleotide sequence above comes from Nitrospira sp.. Encoded proteins:
- a CDS encoding DUF507 family protein, with the translated sequence MRLSIERVRHMAESLAGHLQADGHLTLTGDRKTFVEALDQAITHELSLEDRVNADVRQLLKAYEQQIEQGQVDYQKMFQMVKQKLVRERGIIL
- the bcp gene encoding thioredoxin-dependent thiol peroxidase → MNKALAVGDQAPELAIPDQQGKPVTLERFKGKQVVLYFYPKDDTPGCTRESCDFRDVESQIVRAGGTIVGVSLDGKESHQKFIKKFGLPFPLLSDEDAKISKAYGVYKEKINYGKKYWGIERSTFVIDPEGKVKAIFRKVKVDGHADEVLTALKA
- a CDS encoding DUF507 family protein, whose protein sequence is MLSEDKVSHLSHVILATVKKHAGTRLNSPDERVLKEIKRVLGVELAQEQEIDRTVRAKLASYSRGIVEGSAEWDVLYRKTFEEETRKQAKS
- a CDS encoding tetratricopeptide repeat protein is translated as MEQAIRRFVMLGVVLMVVATTACSHKRTPLVPLVLEGEVKPQATVLTEQGTQAYQTQQYEDATRYFEQAIAEAPESGQAHYNYALALNALGNMEVARRHFLQAADLAPGDKTIWDSPALSPYGNPENKNKAKLKPYSPKRSSFGTGTPGGY
- a CDS encoding SAM-dependent DNA methyltransferase, which codes for MITGDIKNQIDRIWDSFWSGGISNPLEVIEQITYLLFIRRLDDLHTLEENKANRLKQPMERRVFPAGKDSKGRSYEDYRWSRFKHFAPAEMFILVGEHLFPFLRADLARQLGNGDSTYAHHMKDARFTIPTPALLAKVVDLLDHVPMEDRDTKGDVYEYMLAKIATAGQNGQFRTPRHIIRLMVELTAPQPTDVICDPACGTAGFLVAAGEYLRERNSNLLHDKQSNEHFHHGMFHGFDFDNIMLRIGSMNMLLHGVESPDIRYRDSLAQDHAGEEEKYTLVLANPPFAGSLDYEGTAKDLLQIVKTKKTELLFLALFLRLLKPGGRAAVIVPDGVLFGSSKAHKELRRILVEDQKLDAVIKLPGGVFKPYAGVSTAILVFTKTNSGGTDFVWFYDVEADGWSLDDKRTPLLSEDKLGPTPRSPLADDEHPKNNLPDVLTRWVQRDGSERERPRTAQSFCVPKADIAAQGYDLSLNRYKEVVHEAVEHRPPKEILAELAKLEEEIQRGMKELEGMLG
- a CDS encoding sigma-54-dependent Fis family transcriptional regulator, whose product is MVETAIAKKRVLLIDDEARVRTSLKMVLDPLYEILQAGDGHEGLEVFRKEEPDLVLLDVVLPGTDGLAVLQTLRMERKVIPVIMLTGTKSVKTAVDAMKLGAADYLSKPFDVDELRLVIDRTLNSSDLEQEVKQLRAQVVQRYAFHNLIGKSEGMQDIYSKIEQVADSRTTVLITGESGTGKELVAKALHYNSSRRDRPFVALNCAALPETLIESELFGHEKGSFTDATARRTGQFELAHTGTLFLDEIGDLSAITQAKLLRVIQEREFTRIGGTQPIKVDVRIVAATNKNLDELVRKGQFREDLYYRINVISLYLPPLRERSEDISLLAKHFLEKRVEEEKRSRIEFGKEAMELLSRYSWPGNVRELENFVEQAFIWSQHAAEITPEHLPTSIKSDSRSTSLRDDTLAGRMSLEKAVMEFEREIILDALKRTSYVQTHAANLLGISRRMLKYRMDTLGIGRPDSSAPSEHGQPMHE
- a CDS encoding serine/threonine-protein phosphatase encodes the protein MNGWIGIGRSEVGLVRTVNQDAFTVVDQYGVWAVADGMGGHIGGDIAAQTAIQIIESQAASLSTSLCGGQSPPTELLATLIERAHEGILDRTRSEPRLKGMGTTIVLLAIVSSPSPVAYLAHVGDSRAYRLRAGSLTSLTRDHSLIEKYLERGILTPLSAKTHPDRHVLTRALGIPASATPTIAAFPIQEDDLVLLCSDGLTKMLEDDDIQRILSAPAVNPTDLCHRLVNEALDRGGEDNVTVVVVAHRPS
- a CDS encoding nuclear transport factor 2 family protein, with translation MRLRAWFVCAALLLLSNTTTSSLAIASEPSDPEAAIRQMVRANAEKDLPTLSLLMAHDADIVSYSVGGRKYVGWPEFEREMREEFLNTKKIEIPITELKVWTKGDMAWFTMELDYTRYVGEGSEVKRTVLPLRETGVLERRAGRWQLLSWHESFRSAQLGGPLASPSASAGSHRLVSDSTSTAMPDMSGEWEILEVEDEKRYKATLDKSGNGPYTQHNGRFVTTSFADRLWQGTWQQPGNDREGGFEVLLSEDGTEAKGIWWYTRVGNHKNIPPREHGGTYQWKKLTPKPAHGQ
- a CDS encoding ribonuclease H-like domain-containing protein; the encoded protein is MLTSSFIFLPGVGPATERRWWGEGLLDWDLYLNHPSVPGLSTGRKHWYDSQLRAARHLLESGQFHSVATQLPRREQWRLYDTCRSRTVYLDIETTGSTPGPGDVTVVGLHRNGTTVTLVQDEHLTSERIQMELNQADLLVTFFGSVFDVPYLQATFPTLRFPPLHFDLCFCARRLTLRGGLKHIERELGIDREASISSLNGFDAIQLWLAWRQGDARARETLLTYNRADTENLVALADRLYGEMSSRFGPSSLSSPLQPAYSR
- a CDS encoding response regulator translates to MATVTQPTVLIIDDEAGPRDALKMILHPFFAIRAAENAKSALDVLSNESIDLITLDQRLPDRHGLDLLTDIKHDHPDVEVVIVTGYGSLKSAMEGIRQGAAGYLLKPFNVTELITLTQQTMDKKRRLDFLRRNLRSSPQLWGVGEESLRAWDGITSEYLTLYQPAGPNSVSQEEEMSLIPLLSDILEATDRHLLNHSSRVSFYATLMAARLNLTLTEQKALAMGAFLHDIGKTSLPAYRFSEDQILPSAEPVACRDHCERGACLTTTLGLPKEVHDIIAYHHERWDGDGYPYGLAGTDIPILAQIVGIAQAFDHLTADVPDRTCISAEAAIQRISLSSGSHFDPQLLDTFLEVAKQSTASLPMMAASPAA